CTTTCCTTATGTTCTCTTGAGGATGCTGGAGTGTACGCCCCTGGTTACACAGGAGGAAACCTTCCTCTTGATCTTCACCAGGCTCCTAGTCCAGACACATGAAACTCAGAAGTGGAGCCCTAGCTGCAGCCATCTCTGTATTGTTTTGTGTTCAGTGATGAGTGGCGTCACTAGGAGATACACTTGTCCTCCTGAGTCTTAGGGGGCACATGCAAAGTTTGTGAACCATGCACATTGGGTGGAACTTGTAAATAAGGCACATCAGAGTAGAGGAATATAAGTCCCTCATGGTCTGGATCCCAGATCCTGGGATGGAAGGGGCTCCAGTGCAGGGAAGATGCTGCCCTGGTGACTGTGGACCAGATGACAAGCTCAGGTGAAGCTACACCAGTGGGGAGATATGTGGTTAGGTTCAAGGATACCTCTGCTCTCAAGGATGGCAAGGGCTCCAATGTGAAACAGAAGACAAGTGGAGGAAGACCTCTCAGATAGGGACCTGATATgtcataaagaagaaaatggtccTGAATTATTAAAGGCTGAGATGCTAATGAAGAAATGACCTTAGCAATGCTGCAGGGGACACAGCTGAAACGAGATGAGTTTCACCATACAGAGTCAGGATGGCCACATTCACTGTGAGGCTTACTGTTAGCTGTCAGCTTGTCAATCTAGAGTCCCCTTGGaagggagtctcactgagggATTGTGTAGATTAGGTTGGCccatgagtgtgtttgtgttggGTTATCTTGAGGTGGGAATATCTGTCCATGATGAGAGGCAACTGTTCTGTAGACAGATGATCCTAGACTGCATGAGAGTAGAAAAAGGGAACCCCCcaactctctccctcctccccccatctctctctcactAACCATCTAGTTAACTGAGTCAGCAAGttagagaccttatctcaaaagacaGAGTGGAAAgcacaagaaaaacaacacaagagGCTAGCCTCTggcccacacatgcacagatgtatacagtcacacagacacagatgcagatacacacttacacactcacacacaaatactaaTGATAGAAAGCCAGGGCTGATGTCTGACATTTGTCCTGTTAACAACTCAACATGTATTGTACATTGTAAGTTTTAGCTTCAGTCACTTGTGACTTTCCGTTTTGTACTGTAGACACCTATTGTACTGGGGTCATATTGTAAGTAAATAgatgtcttcacacacacacacacacacacacacacacacacacacacacacacactaaaagaaaaCTCACAGTGAAAAGGAGTGAGGATTTTAATTGAGTGATAATGGAAATTAATTACACAGAAATGTGGAATGTTTAGAGGGAGAATTTGTCCTTTTAAATGCTTAcattaatgaaaatacaaaagtgTGGGCTATGTACTTATGCAGGAACTAAGTTTTTTCCTACTCTTATTTCTTTGGCCCAAGCAGACAGAATGCAAACACTGAGCACTGAGCACTGAGCACATACTCCTAATTAGGACCTCTGAGGAATCAACCCTTGGGATGCCCCAGTGTGACAACAAATGTCTCACCCTCTTGGAAGTCCTGATCTCCAGAGACAGAACCTTCatctctttgttttctctccaaCATCTAGGCTTCACCAAAGACAGCCAGGTATCTCACTCTAGATGTCCCTGTGAGGAGATCTCCCTCAGTTCTCACCCCATGCTGTGAATTTCCCCTCATCCAAGTCCAGGACGGGAGCAGTAGAGACCTGGATTCTCTGAGAGCCTTGGAGAGCAGCAGGTGAGAAGGCTGGGGACACAGGCTAAGGACCAGTCCATCCAACAGCACTGATGCCCAGAGACCCCTCCATAAGGAAGGACACTGGGAGAGGCACCCCTCAAACCTTTCTGAAGCTAGCCAAGTTCAGAGGGAAATGTTGCTTGTCCTACAAGCGGATAAGGAGGAGACATCTAGAGTTAGTGATGCTGTGAGAACAGGCTCCCATCAGCCTTTACTGGAAGGAGATTCTGCTCTCTCAGCCATGCAAGGTTGTCCTACTCCATGCCAATTCTCCACATTTGTGCCAGTTTCTTCTCTATGTTCATTGACTGTGACTCGTGAATCAGTAACAAAGGGGTCTGATACTTAAGCTACTTTGCATGCTCTTCTGAGTCCCACATAGGGAACTGGGCTAGCCTAGGACCTACTCGGTTTTAATTGTACAGTCCAGGGATCCAAGCTCAGGGACACGGCTACATCAGATATTTCTGTTAAAGTCCTTCTCACAGCTCACAAGAGGCTGATGGATGACAGCAGATGTCAACTTGGTTAATCCCTCAAACCAAGTATCATTGTCGATGACAGCAGCTCTGTCTCTCCACGAGGAAGCTGCAATGGATGTTGACTTCTACCTCAGAGGATGCCTGCCACATATCCAGTCAGAGTGAGAGCAGTTAAGGGTGTGACATGTCTGAACACATTGCTTTTCCAGGGAAGTGCAGCTTGCTGAAGTATCACTATCACTTTCCAGCGGAAACACGCCTATGCCGGCCACGTCCCGTCACAAGTACTACAGCAGGAGAGCACAGGAGAGTCTCACCTTGTTTCAGATTGTGATCTAAACATCAAATTCAAGTGTGTAGGGCAAATTCCCTTCAGATtgcatttcctctcttctctttgtctctgctcTGGGAACTCTGTCCCCAGTCTAGGTACTCTTACACAAGGGAATGCTGTCTGTCCTTAGGACCTACCAGTTGGCTTTCTTACATCTGTCTTGACAGCAGGTGTTGAACTTCCTCCATCACCCTTCAGCATGTGCTGTAGCCATAAGCTATCAACACCACAGGACCGTTGTCTAGGTTACTCTACCCCTGCTCCAACACTGTGGCTCTAGGAGTTActctaggtttaaaaaaaaaaaaaaaaagcatttcttgGGGCTAGAGAAACAACTCAGTTAaaggcacttactgctcttattGGAAACTGGGAttgggtttccagcacccacatggtgtgtgaccaacatggtgactcacagccattcataactctagttccagggaatccaatgcccctTTCCTACCCTGCCAGCAGAACACTTATACACAAAACATAACGAATAAATCTAATAAACAATTTTAATGATTTCTTATCTCAGCACTTTCCCCTTAATTTCAACAATTAGCTCTTCCAGGACTAGGCGCCACACCTAGAGCAAGCACCATCTATAGCCAGTCCCTCCAGATACTCCTTGTATAGCTCTACCCCAGCAGTCAGGTCTTATCCCACAGAGCACTGGTTGCcaccttcctgatgctgggaccctttaatacagttcctcatgttgtggtgactcccaaccataaaattattttcattgctactccataactgtcattttgctactgttatgaattgtaatgtaaatatcaggTACGCAGACTATCTGCCATGCACCCTCCAAGGAGATATGACAaacagcttgagaaccactgacacAGTGCCTCCGCCTCTTTGTTTCCTTTGATCAGGTAGGCAAGGAGTACTCTGCTTTCCTATGCAAGCACCTTGAATTCTCCCAGGAGCATTGCAGCCCAAATATCTCTCACCGGACCCACCCGTCCACTCCGCAGAGGGGCTTTATCAGAGCGTGCATGACTTTGAGATAGACTGATTAGATTTTCTTTACCACTTGGCGTTGCTTTTCATCTCAGACAAACACTCTGTACACTTGAAGCAGACTTTTCTTCTCTGACTGCAGGGGGAGGTGGCTAAGGCCCACACTGCGGCCCTCGCATGAGCTCAGTGGCAGACATAATGCCGAGAAAACCACCAGGCAGGTCTCTCAGAGTCCCATGCTTTCCAACTCTCTGAAAGTAGGAAAGAGACAAAAACTTGGAGATTATACTATAGAGACTCAACACAGCACTTGCTCCTTAGTTAAAATTTCCATAGGTGAAAGCTATTATCATGTAggctaaagaaaaaaagcactAAGCTTGGCTTGAACTTTTTATTCCCTTGGCTCCATGAATGGGGTTAAATGACCTAGTGGTCCCATTCTAAATTTCATCATCTATAAAGTAAATTCATCACCTCAATTATTAGACAAAAGTAAATATGGTGTAGGAAATGTCCTGCATGTGGAACTTAGCCAGCAAGAATGTAGTTCAGAAAGTAGGGGCACTAGAATAGCACCCTGCTGAATTTAGCAGGGATTTTATTGTAAGATTCTACAATATTGGAAGCATGTTGGTATTTATTCGTCAACAACCAGGAAACCATTGCAAAACAGAAACTGTTTTTGTCTAAATGTTGGCAAACAATCTTACTGACTGATGATACTTtctccccctgctcccccagATATGGGTGGAGATAATGAGACTACAATTGCAGAATTCCTCCTCCTGGGTCTCTCTGGAGAGTCAGAGCAAGAAGAGGTCGTCTTTGGGCTGTTCTTGGGAATGTACCTGATCACCATCTCTGGGAACCTTCTCATCATCCTGGCCATCAGCTGTGACCCTcatctccacacacccatgtacttcttcctggcCAACCTCTCCAGTGTTGATATCTGCTTTTCCTCAGTCACTGTCCCCAAGGCGCTGGTGAAtcacatggtgggaagcaagtcCATCTCTTACACAGAGTGTATGACCCAGATCTATTTCTTCATCACATTCATCAACATGGACGGCTTCCTGCTGAGtgtgatggcctatgaccgctatgtggccatttgTCACCCACTCCACTATACCCTGATGATGAGGCCCAGACTCTGTGTCTTTCTGGTTGTCATATCATGGGTCATCACAAACCTGCATGCTCTCTTGCACACTCTCCTTATGGTTCGACTCACCTTCTGTTCCCACAATGCAGTGCACCACTTCTTCTGTGACCCCTATCCTATCCTGAAACTCTCTTGTTCTGACACCTTTATCAATGACCTCATGGTCTTCACCGTGGGTGGAGTGATATTCCTGACACCATTTTCATGCATTATTGTTTCCTATGTTTACATTTTCTCTAAAGTCCTGAAGATGCCCTCTACCCGTGGGATAAAGAAAGCTCTGTCCACATGTGGGTCACACCTCACCGTGGTCTCTCTCTTCTATGGTGCAATCCTGGGGGTCTATATGCGTCCTTCATCCTCATACTCACTACAGGACACGGTGGCCACTGTCATCTTCACAGTGGTGACACCGCTGGTCAATCCTTTCATCTACAGCTTGAGGAATCGTGACATGAAGGGAGCCCTAAGGAAGATAATTCTCAGATGCTAGAATGAAATTTTTAGAGCTGAGAGGACTCCCGGACACTATGCATCTGTCCATCTCTACAGAGAAAAGGATGTGCTGATTGGTATAGAATTAATGCACAACTTTTCCTGTGACTAATGACAAATGATTGTGGTTGTGTTTGTAAATCTGAAGCTGGCAGATGCTCCTTTTCACAAAAGCAGTAAATTTTCATCTCTGTAAAGGGCTTATTGTGAGGAGCACATTTCTCAGACAGAAACACTGGGATAactctgtgtgtgctgtgctttGAGATGGTCCCTCCAAGTCTGTCAGACGCCTGCTCCCACAAAGAACTGGTGCTTTTACAGCATTTTAGAGCTGACAccccttctctgatctctctctggcctctgatgAGCAGCATCTAGTTCACCTGCAGGTGGGAAAATGGCaagtttttctcttcccaggctTAAGCATGTCTTCTACATTTCACAGCTCAGAAAGTACCCTTTGCAGACCCTTTGCTCCCCTCCTGCCCTGttgtccttttcctcctcttcattGGCACCAGTCTGGGACTGGTGCCACCCAGGGATGGATACTGGAAGCTGCAGACAGTAAGCAAAACTATCTTTACAGGCAGAGGATGTGATGGCacaataaagatttttaaagaaaacaacataaGACTAAAtcaaatgttgtagaatattattttaaggtgtgttacatttgtttatgctgtggaacatttgtttaatgatgcaaagatgagttgcattcttttatgttgcatttgtttaactctgtgaagctgtgttacttttcctgtctaaaacacctgatcagtctaataaagagctgaatggccactatcaaggcaggagaaaggataagtgtGACTGGCAAGCAGAAAGAATGAATAGGAAGGGAAATCTGAGAGACAGAATTAAGGAGGAGCAAGTGAACacggagaggaggatgccagggtcCAGCCATGCAGCCAGCCATGAAATAAgactgaaagtaagattacaggagcaagaaaaggaaaagcccagaggcaaaaggtagatgggatcatttaagttaaggaaagctggctagaaataagccaagctgaggccaggtattcataagaaataataagcctccatgtgtggtttatttgggggCCGGTTGGCAGCCTCCCCCAGAGAGTAAAagaaccaaaagaataaaaaattaaaacaactacAATCAAATGTAGAAACGATCCAGCAAGTTATGAGTATTTACAATTAACAAATAGTTATCAACAGCCTTCATCTGCATGGACAATGTCCAGTTACAAGACAGAGTGGGCAAAGAGTTCACACTTGTGAGAAGAACACACTTGTGGAACATACAAGAATACAGGTAACAGTAAACATGAGCAGCTTAAGGACACTGTAAAGCATAGAGACAGAATTGCACAAGAGAATGCTTCTTCCTAATAAACAATAGATTCTAACATTGCAGAGAtgaagttttctgtttttctctaacTGAAAAGCTGTAAATGATAATAGAAATACATGACAATTTTATCcggctgtagcaggaatcttaaagagtcttattaataaaaataaactcagggcatggtattggggtgaatgctggaagatcagagaaacagtacaagccacagctacctcacctggccagcttctcagctgatcctgtttcctcagactggaagcctctgtgtcctcatccagaatgaatctcagctgaactgtgctgctccaaagcctaaaagcttaactagccaaatgcttttagtttctggtcttcacgccttgtatacctttctgctttctaccatcactccctgggattaaaggtttgaatCACCaggtttggctgtatccttgaacagatggatttctgcttctggaatgctaggattaaaggcgtgtgctaccactgcctatcctctatgtttaatattgtggctgttctgtctctgaccccagataagtttattagggtgcacaatatttcagggaatacaataccaccacatctggctataACGGTTAGCACTAGAGTTGCATAGAAACAGAAATATGTCTCTATTTATATATAAATCCTCATTATAAACTTCTGTAATCAAACCAGAGAACAGCCCAAACATTCCACAGACTGGAGCATGAAGTACAGAATCAGACACCTGTGCACAGTGATGGGCAAGAACTTGTAGGGATTAGTCATCCCACATGGCAACTACAAAGCAAAGAGCCAGTGATCATTAGCTATTTCAGAGCTCCAGAGCCTGCTCACAGCATGACAGTAACCTGTTGAAGGAAAAGGCTGTAGCTCTTTGGTAAGAAAGGCCTTGGCATGCATGAAAATCTCTCCCCATTCCTAAGCATTGAGAGTAGTCCACTTCCTGAAACAGCTGGTGCTAGAGGCGGCCCTGAGCTTTTGTCTTTGAAAACTAGTGGGTggatattgtggaatattagtttaagatgtgttacatttgtttatgctgtggaatatttttgtttcatgctgcaatgatgtgttgcatttttttaatgttgcatttgcttaactttataaagctgtgttactttgtctgcctaacacctgattggtctaataaagagccaaagggccaatagctaggcaagagagagaaataggcagggctgccagacAGAGAATAAacaagaggagaaatctaggttcaAGAGGAGagcaaggagcaagaaaaggagaaggagaggaggacgccaggggccagccactcagccatacagccagccatggagtaagaaggaaagaaagatatataggataaataaaggtaaaaagcccagaggcaaaatgtagttaaagagaaacaggataatttaagttagaaaagctggctagaaacaagccaagctaaagccaagcatttgtaagtaagaataaatctccCTGTATTTATTTGTGAACTGGGTGACAGGCCCTTgatgagtaaaaaacaaacaaaaaaaaatgatgtatatTTTGATTGATCTGGAGGACCCCTGAGAGAAGGGCAAGGATGTTAGCCTAACTGGAACCAAGAGCAACAATGACTTCTCAGAACACGAGAGGATTATCAGCTTTCCCTCTGTTCCAGTGTTTGCAGTCAGGCAGTTAAAGAAGTCAAAGGGAGGGTCCTTCACCAGAGAGGGCTTTTTACAATCAACCAATCAAGACTTAAACCTTGCAGCAAACATTAGATACAAGACAAAAGACTAAACCTTCTCTCCTCTAAACCTGGGGACAAGGTTAGAAGTATGTTCTGACCACACCATTTCAGCATTGCACTGGAGTCCTGTAATGGTGCAAGAACAAGGAGATATAGAGattgaaatggaaaataataacATTGAAACCATTTGCTGAATATAGAAAATGCCAAGGGACAtgccaaaagaaaaccaaagcaaacaaacacataaaacccACAAAGGAAAATATGGTCAGGTTTTAAAGATCACAGTGTGTAATGTCTATACTCAAAACtaaattgtttttctatatgTCATCACTGAAATTTGGGGAgtcaactttttttaaaaaaaaagactgaaatacttttccttttattttgcaCAACACTACAAAATGGAGTCTTTCAGCAGCCACTTCAGAGGGTAAGATGTGAATTTCTGGAAGAGTATTGCAGTAgtatactttaaatatttattgtgtttacCACTAGACAATGTTTAACATGATATTCATATACATTCTTCATGTCTTCAGCATCACAATCTTTATgggtttattttataaaaagggCACAGTTATCCAAAACTGTCCCATAACATCACAGGACACTTTTATATAGTGGTGACACAAACATGTATTGTcctgtagttgtttgttttttactgttttctctttGACTCTTTAGGGCCCTTTGCTCTTGGGGGGCCTGctacctagctcccaaataaatcacacatggaatcTTATTATtgcttataaatgcccagccttagcttgggttgtttctagctagtttttcttaacttaaattatcccatctaccttttgcctctgggctgttCCCTTTTTTAcatctgtatatcttacttccGCTctcactccatggctggctggggggcggggggctgaCCCTAGCACCCCCCTCTCCTTATTCTCTtggtctttctcctttttctcccagatttcaccttctatttattgtctctgcctgcaaaccccacctgtcctttctctttccatgctattggccattcagctctttattagaccatcaggtgttttagacaggcacagtaacacagcttcacagagttaaacaaatacagcataaaagattgcaacacatcttttcatcaataaaacaaatgttccacagcacaaacaaatgtaatacatcttaaaataatattctacatggTTCCATATAGGATCTAAAAATTCCTGAAATTATGTTCTCCTTATTCTTATtagcaccccccccaaaaaaaaatagtataatgCTCATGCTAATATAGtagctaaaatattttttattctgtttgtgtgtgtgtgagtgtgagtgtgagtgtgtgtgtgtgtgtgtgtgtgtgtgtgtaggctcgATGTTGATGTTTGGTGTCTCAATTTGCTCACCACTTTTACTTATTGAGACACAATTTCTCACTGAGTAAGGAGTTCCCACTTCCAGCTAGTCTAGACAGCCAGCTTGTTTTAGAAACTCCATGTCTCTCTAtcttgcaagtgctgggaatgCAGGTACCCATCATACCTgactaacatttttaaatttaatttaattttacatatcagataGGGATTCCTCTGTCCCCCCATTCCcgcccctgccttctccccagccccccccccgccccacaattcccatctcctccagggcaaagacttctcTGGGGATTctgctcaacctggtagattcagtccaggcaggtccagtcccctccttccaagctgagcaaagtgtccccacataagccccaggttccaaacagccagctcattcactaaggacaggtcctggtcccattgcctaggtgcctctcaaacagttcaagctattcaattgtctcacttatccagagggcctgatctagttgggggctccacagcgtttggttcatagttcatgtgtttccattagtttggctatttgtcccgtgatttttccaatcttggtctcaacaattcacgctcttacaatccctcctctttctcgccaattggactcctgaagctccacctggggcctggccaaggatctctctatccacttccatcagttattggatgagagttctagcacgacagttagggtgtttggccattggattaccagactaggtcagttcaggctttctctcgaccattgccagtagtctacagtggaggtatcattgtggatttctggggacctctctaggactttggttcttcctgttctcatgtggtcttcatttatcatggtctgttattccttgttctccctctctgttcttgatccagctgggatctcctgcttccctaagctctctttccctctactcttgcccttcattacccccactcatgtccagtttgctcatgtagatctcatccatttctctgtcattgggcaatccctgtgcctttcttagggtcctgtcttctaggtagcctccttggagttgtgagtagcagtctagtcatctttgatatacatctagtattctcctatgagtgagtacataccatgtttgtctttctgagtctgggttacctcactcaggatgattttgtcaaaatccatccatttgcctgcaaacctcatgatgtcattgtttttctctgctgagtagtactccagtgtgtatatgtaccatattttctttatccattcttcagttgaagggcatctaggttgtttccaggttctggctattacaaacaatgctgatatgaaca
Above is a window of Onychomys torridus chromosome 8, mOncTor1.1, whole genome shotgun sequence DNA encoding:
- the LOC118589960 gene encoding olfactory receptor 1361-like, with the translated sequence MGGDNETTIAEFLLLGLSGESEQEEVVFGLFLGMYLITISGNLLIILAISCDPHLHTPMYFFLANLSSVDICFSSVTVPKALVNHMVGSKSISYTECMTQIYFFITFINMDGFLLSVMAYDRYVAICHPLHYTLMMRPRLCVFLVVISWVITNLHALLHTLLMVRLTFCSHNAVHHFFCDPYPILKLSCSDTFINDLMVFTVGGVIFLTPFSCIIVSYVYIFSKVLKMPSTRGIKKALSTCGSHLTVVSLFYGAILGVYMRPSSSYSLQDTVATVIFTVVTPLVNPFIYSLRNRDMKGALRKIILRC